The DNA window TTATACCCTCAGGTGGATAATAGTCCATGTCGGACACAACACATgacttctaatagataaaaagaaataacaaactctatctctaatttctaTTGAGTATGACACGgattctaatagataaaagaaaacaaacaagtcccgattggactctaatctcttagagataaaatcttaactaactctaactactagataaaattatgccgTCAAGTCTTGGTCTTCGCGATTCCTTCTTGAATTTGGTCTCTTTcggataaaatatctatcgaCAATtacacctttccttatccgaattcAATAcagaaatttaccaaattttggtgttaacacatgccccccagttttgaagtatgaggactcatgcttcaaaattatcttctctGCCCTGGCTTTTGTGACTCCAAAAATCCTCTTCTTTCCATAATCGGCTTTCATAAACCGATACTGCTTGAATGAGATGGGCCAAACTTGCAAACTCATGGCAAAAGAATTTATCTTTGATTGGTTCTAGTAGCCCTCCAAATGCAAGCTCTGCCATTTGTTTATCATCTAAGCTTAATTATAGCATCGGTTGCGAACATTACGaaacctttatatatattccataGCCTATTCTCCTTCCTGATGCTTAACCATAATTAAATCTGTGAGTGTCATCTCATCCACGCCGGCAAAGAAGTATCTGTGAAACTGCTTCTCCAGATCGGCCCAGCTTCTAATAGAATTTGGAGGTAatgatgcaaaccatgagaAAGCCGATCCAGAAAGTGACAGCGGGAACAACCTAATCTTCAGGGTATCATGAGCCGATGCCTCTCCACATTGTGCTAGGAATCGGCTGACATGCTCAGTTGTAGAAACATCATCTTGCCCTGAAAATAAAGAGAATTCTGGTATCCTATATCGGCGGTAATGGAGCCCTATCGAACCACTCAGTATATGGTCGCCGATATAGATCTATTTACCTTTTTGGTCTGATTCCAAATTGTTCCCTCATAACCTCAACAACTTTTTCGGCCAATTCATCTTCTGTTGCATCGTATTCACCATGCCAATATTGATGAGGTTCTTCTGGCCGATATTGCCCCCCGAGTCGAACTCCTTGAGCAGTGTATTCGTCAATTGTTGTCTTGATGAAGTCTTGTAATGTGTTCATTAAAACTCCAAACTGATCAAACAAGGCACGACAAATTGATTCATCAACTATATCTTGAAGTGTCTTGACCATCGGCTTAGTGAGTTGACTCTTCTGAATTGGTCCTTCCGATGTCATGACGAAAGACTGAAGACAACACCGTTGAAAATCTGCAACAGATTGCTCCACCAGTTATTTTTGTTCTCGCGTCAAATCTTCCATTGTGACTGAGTTGTTGACATTGACTTCTTTGGAAGACAGCTTCGATTTCTGCTCAGGCGATCGGTTGGGACTAAAAATTAGCACGTGGTCCCACTaggcgtgccaaaaatgtgttgacgttaaaatgtgaacgttgacgtgtcacacacgaaggcctgggagtcaatcttagacagctccagtgcaggatctaaattcttagaataatgcgcaggcgtgccagtcagtttgatactgcaactgacaagataaacagtaaaacaagccgatcggctatcgagccgataggtaactaataatccgGCCGATCGGATATTGGTGTTAcaatggttagccgatagggtAAACGATCCgctggagatcgaagcgatgcagccctgcgtcaggtgccaagttccaccggagttgaaacctcggttaggagggtggcgatgcgccaagagtaattgatctattgattgatgtagatgatttgcAATGACCCGGGGCACACATAATTATACCCTTGGGTGGATAGTAGTCCATATCGGACACAACACACGACTtgtaatagataaaaagaaataacaaactctatctctaatttttattGAATACGACACGgattctaatagataaaacaagTCTCGATTGGACTCTAATCTCTCAGAGATAAAATcttaactaactctaactcctagataaaattatgccgCTAaaccttggtcttcacgattccttcttgAATTCGGTCTCCTCcggataaaatatctatcaaCAATTGCGCCTTTCCTTATCCAAatccaatacggaaatttaccaaattttggtgttaacacttGCGCGCCAACACGAACAACACTATGGTATATTGTTGCGGACCTAATTGAAACTCTAGATGAAGTGCCTCAGCATCTCATCATCATGCTTCTGGACGATGTACATGTTTGCCTCCAGACAACATAATGAAATGGATGTTTAAAGATTTcaacttaaattaaaaataaaaaaattactgtaAGGGGTGTGGTGGGGCCAAGTTGTTAGCTtctcttgtttcttttcatcttCTCCTTCCTTGACAAGCAAAGAGAGGAGCCACATGTTGTGTGACCAGCTAGCTCTAATGGGTGACAACAGGAATCGGTGGCAAGAAATGGCACTTGAGAGGGGAGACTGGCGAACAATGGCTAGGGAGGGCTAGTTggcctaggccgcgttcgacaCTGTCAGCTAGTTATCTAAATCCTCTCCTTCTGTGCGCGCATGCTTCCCGAAttgctaaacgatatatttttttacaaaaattttctataggaagttgttttaaaaatcatattaatctattttatatatttttttaataattaataattaattaatcatgtactaatctattactatatttttcgtgccagataactaacccacccccACCAattgccgaacgcggccctagtgGCTGCTCAGGAAAGGGGTAGAAGGAGAGAAAGAGTTGGAGCTTGGAAGCTCTTGGGTTGACGAACCAAGAGAAAGCTCAGCTAACTTTTATAGGCGGTAGCAGCGGGCTAAGGAGAAACAATAGTGGTTGCAAGATGAGCCATGGCGATAACGCGCGATGCCAACAGAGACGATGGACGACACCCGCTGGAATGGGAAGGAGGTGGTGGTCTTTGGTGATTGGTGGCTAATACGAAGTGCAAAATGGTGGTGTCACCAACTTCTCCCACTTGCAGCGATGGGGGTGCACACCAGGACAATAACACTAGTGCAACGCCCATAGGATGGAGACAGTGGCTACGGTAATAGGCCCACAACTTAGCGGGGCCACaaaggagatggagatgggcTAGGTGGCCCATGCGGAAAGAAGAGAAGGGAGTGGAAAAAATACAATGGCCCATCTTGGGTGGGAATGGAGAAAAGAATGGAATGGGGCAAATTAGCCCATGTAGAGAGGGAATGGAGAAAAACAATGGAACGAAGGGGTTTTGGCTCACATAAATAGtaaatcttataaaattttatagtatctATTTGAATGGAATTTGAagtgaataaaatttcaaaaggtAGTATGGACTATTTGAAGCTTCAAACTAGAAAGTGACTGTTCGAGGTGTAGGTCCTTAGGATTATTTTTGAaacgataaaaatagaaagaatatGTTTAAAGGAAAAACATTTGAATTGACAAAATATGTTGCCAATTGGGGAGAGGATAGATGCATTCTCAGCAGTCTTCAGAATACGGTGTAAATGAAAGGTTCCAGCAGGAATCAATAGCTCAGTTTTATCACCTTGTGCCaaattaagcctaattaatgttGGTAGCAATTCTAGGAGGTATAGCCAGCTGATAGTATGAAAAGCCTTTGAAATTCGACGTTTATCAATACGGTAGAGCTCTTTATTCTGTATAGTCTTTTGACCATGTTCTGGACATATATTCAATTGACATGTATAGCTCTTCCCCCTATAAAGTACTTCAATTCGGTTCTGAGAGATACTATTTCatttgatttggtttatagtacctccgttcctaaatgtttgacgctgttgacttttttttataaacatttgactattcgtcttattcaaaaaaatttgtcaaatatgtaaagttatatatatgcataaaagtatatttaacaataaataaaatgatataaaaataataaataattgtgtaaattttttgaataagatgaatagtctaACTGCATAAAAGTAGTTTTCTGCCCGTGTGATATCACCCATCTTCAGAATTATATAGGCAGATGTGTACTTACTAAATTGAGCTCGTTAAACTACATTGTATTTGAGTTCATAAAGGACTGAACCGCCCTTATATAGCAGTCCGACTAGGGAGGTAAAGAAAGGATCCAACATTTTTTTGGTAATCAACACAGGAGTTAGTGACTACCGTGAGCCAAAATCATACTCATGTAGCATGCGTAACTACAAGGGTTGGCCACGGCTTGTACACAAGAGTAGAGTCCATTAATTTCCAACAACTGAAACTTAATTACTTTATACATTATTTTCTCATGAAGCATTATATTTCACCAAGGGtagatcatatattaattattgtagCAGCAGTGACTACACAAAACAAGCCGGTCTGATCAGGAAACAcactaataatacatatatagtagACATACAAACACATTTATGACGGCAAGATCGTCAATATGTATAGATATTACACTGcaaagtataaatatttattgtatgcGTTGACGTGGAGTATGCATTTCTACTAGCTTTGGACTTTACGCACTGGCCGGTGGAGCAACATGGGTGACAGGAATGATATCTAGGTTTGTGAGTTTAGCTGCAACCATTCCAGGTGTCTCTTGCATATCAAGGTCCTTGGGTGCCATTTGATTAGGCAGCTTCCAGTCGAAATGATAGAGGAGGCTAGCTAGTGGTAGTTCCATGTTGGCCACCCCAAGGTTTATGCCTGGACAAATTCTACGACCAGCGCCAAATGGAAGGAACATAAAATCATTTCCTTTGTAATCTATATCAGTATTTTGAAACCTTTCAGGCTTGAACTCCTCGGCATCCTCCCAGTACTTAGGATCTCTGCCCATTGCCCACACATTCACGAACACGCATGAGCCTTCTAACACATCGTAACCCATGACCTTGCATGCCTCACGGCATCTATGGGGAACTAGGAGGGGTGCAGGGCTATGCAATCGTAGTGTCTCCTTGATCACCATCTTTAGATATTTTAGCCCAGCAATATCATCCTCAGTGACGGTGGCCTTTCCTTGGAGGGCTTGACGCACCTCTGCTTGTACCTTTGCCATTACTCTTGGTGACCTCATGAGCTCTGCCATGATCCACACCAACACGGTTGATGATGTCTCACCACCCCCAGAAAACATGTCctgtaaaagttttgttttatatgagttatctaaaattttcttatgtCTAGGTCTttacaatataatttatatctaaatttacaCATTGCATAACCTTGTCTTGTGATAAAATAGCATGAAATTAAATTCCACTAAAGCACAACATATAgctgaatttagacaaatttgTCGTGacatctaatatttttttctatgtatgtcatttttatctatatgtaCTTGTAGTTTGGTTTATGGGATTATGGTCGTTGTTTTAACGCATATCtactatattaattttatataattatagtaagtttttaaaacttaGTTGATAATTCAAACTTACAAACAGAAGCTCGACGTACGATGcgattttgtaattttgtgatgCGATATATATGGCATAAGAACACGTAGTACGTGATTGGGATGGGCGGGCGAAAACTTACAAACAGAAGCACGACGATGACTTCGTTCGTGATTGGGATGGGCGTGCCGCCTTCCTTCTGGAGCCTTATGAGGACGTCGACGAAGGAGTCCTTCCCGGCAGCCTGAGCCGGGTCGTCCATTTGGTCCTTGTGCTCTTCAACGATCTCACCTATGATGCGCTCCATCGTTTTGCGGCTGGCGAGACCCTTGCGCGGGGCGGAGCTCAGCATCCGCGCGAGCTTGGACGACGGGAAGAGGTCGCCGAGGGTGAGCCAGACCAGCTGGGTCTTGACGGTGTTCATCGCGTCCAGGAACTCGTCCCGGTACTTGCACCGGCTGCCGATGGAGCACCTCACCACAATGTCGTTGACGAGCTCGCCGATCCGGTCGGTCAGGTTCACGGGGACGCCAGCGTCGGCGGACGCCGCCACCTGCCGCAGGAGGCGCCCCACCTCGTCCTCCCGGATGCCCTGGAACGACCTCACCCTCGGGGTGGTGAGCAGCTCCTGCGTGAAGATCCTGCGGAGGTGGCGCCACCGCTCGCTGTAGGGCGAGAAGAAGATGTCGCTGGCGTTGAAGGAGATCGCCGCGACGGTGGTGCTGACGTTCCGGTCGGAGAACTTGACGTCCTGGTTCCTGAGGATCTCCTGCGCGGCCTCCGGCGTCGACGCCACCACCGCGGGCACCTCGCCCAGCCACAGCTGCATCAACGGCCCGTGCTTCTCCGACAGGCTGCGCAGCGCCCTGTGCGTGTTCGGGTTCCTCGCGAGGTGGTGGATGCTGCCGATCACCGGCAGCGTCCACGGCCCCGGGGGAAGGTTAGGCCGTGGCTTCACGGCAGACGAAATCAGCTTCGACAGCACGACGACGAGCACGGGAAGGCCCAGAGCTAGAGCCACTAGCATCTTGTCCTCCATGGATCTTGGATCAATTTCTTTATTACTCGCACGCACCGTTCTACGAGGTACGTACAGCGAGtgctaaattaattaagataggCTAGCTACCGTGCCCTGAAATCCCCGAGATAGTTATGAAGGGATCGTGGCTTATTTATAGCCCGCGACACTGGAGGCCCAACGGGGAAAGGTTGCTTCTACCGATGATGAGATTTCAGACGAAATATCTATGTGGAGtggtactttgttaattaatagtctatgaATTTAATATCCCAGAGCCATCGTGCTTTGGAACGCAGATTCCGACCGTGCGTACGTGCGGACACAAACAGTGTCTTCTAGTTTAGTACCTCCGTCTCCGTTGTATATTATATGGGATTTTAACTtctgtttataattttttactactcatcttatttaaaaatctttaaaagtattatttatttgtttattattttctttattgttaaaaatagtttaagtattacttctaaatttgtatattcgtactaaatttttgaggCAGTAATTCTTATCACGCGGCGCGAGCGAGAGGGCGGGTCCTTCGGGCTGATCAAGAGTTTATTTGGCCGTTCCATCTAATTAAGCATCTAGTGTAGACAAGTGTAAGTGTGTGATAATAATCCCTCTATTCACAATTTTTATAGGGTTTTCACTAGACATAGATATCTTTTTTTTGATAAGGAgacatagataaaatttttaccgtgtttttttaataaacaacGTACTGTTTATTTTGCCAATGTCACATACTCTAATCAGCAAAATACTGCACAAGAAAGAGCTCATATGCCACTGAAATGGACAAAAATCAATTCGGTATGACGACAGTGCTGTCACATATCACCCAGTCAACACACAACATTGACGGTCACTAGAAAAGTCGAAAATGGCTTTCTTCTCTTTATATATCTCCGCACAGCACACCTCTCTCCTGCCAACCACACTGACAAAAATTTCTCCATCCTATCTCTTATGCATGAAGCAAGACGTCAAAGTGGGTTGGCTATGGTCGGATCACAACATTTTAAATCAtatcctattttttttaaattcgaaAACAGGTACGGGTAATGTCAGATAATATATCAATTTGGTTTCTGGAACCaatgtttctcttttttttggaattggATTTGGAAATCGctacatatgtatatgtgcACGCAATATATATTTACGATGAAATATTCTGCGCCAGCACATACTAATAGTCTAGGCGATACGCAGATGCATGAAAGGCCCATGTAGATCCACTTCTCCAGACAATAAAGTAGAAATGAAACAATCGTAAAAcgtttattaaataatttagtaaaaattcCGTGCAATAAAAGGAAGTTAGTTGTAGTCAAAggaatatttgaataaaaatgaaaaattatgtTGAACGAGGGGGGTCATTTTCAccttttgaaggaaaaaactgaacgacatatttgcaaatagaaaatgatttgtgaataaaaaatttatagacatgtttttagatatttaaaattcaagactagaaaataaacgataatgaaaaaactcgaaattaactttaaatttaaggttaaaaatttaaattatggatTATAGCTATAACGAAACCGAAAAGATGGAGTGCAAAACTTTTGTATGATTATCAAggtgtttttaaatataaactgtgTTATTTTACATCTTAACAATCGTATCTATCTCCCATATACAAACTTATCAATTGAAATAACTGTACCGAATGTAACAAGACGGCAGAGGGCTGTGACAGGAATGCGACAATTAACGAAATTAACACGATGTTGATTAATGAAATTATGGTCAATCATGCGCAATAAAAGGAAGTTCAATACAGTCAAggaatatttgaataaaaaagaaattctcTATTGAGCATATTTATTACTTTAACTATCATGTTAGAACGACTATTATTGGATCCACTACAACAAAAACCTAGCAAATTTGTCGAGTCATCCGTGACACCAATTTGTGACAAGTCAAAATAAATCTCTGTTGTTTTgagtatttttaattaattactttagATTTTGGTGAAACTTAAGGTCGTAAGATGATAGCCCAAGCCGTTCCAAGTCTCAAGGAAAGTCATATTAACAATCCTTGAGCATATTGgtcctaaattttaaattaatttcgtatttataatttataagcatGCCTGTTTTCACAATTACATGCTACATGGGAATTACTTGTGCTTCTCTTTTAAGCTCTTATGTtgtattactatttttatcttGTAACCTaggttttacttttatttaatttgatatGCGTAGAAATGCTTAGTTCTTTACCTCACGTAACAAGTCAGGGCTCAGTCTCGCAATGAAAGTAGTTTatgttatagatttttttactaaaaaaataaaacatgactAATGGTAAGATATGTGTGCATGATTTTGTTGGAAGTGCTTATGAAAAgtaaggaccggttcatgtGAAACCCTTCGGAGGCATATCCGTACTTACCGCAAGCTAGTGTAGGCAACAACTGGACTTGACATATAACTTTCTCCTCTACTAAGCACCTAGGCAAGGATAGGCGTGAAGGAGTTGGGTCAGTCTGGGTATGAATTGATTGCCTATCTAATATATTGTGGGACAAGAGGGTAGCCTGTCCAACCCGGGTAAGGGTGCAGGAGGTGCAATCTCAGTGTGGTGCGAATGGTTAAGAGTGGGGTATGTGAATGATCATGTCAAAGGGTCTTCGAGGGATGTCGTGGTGACTTGTCGGCGTATGGGTACGTACATGGGattgtgtcttgtgggtaaagttttACATCTCTAATTagaataaaattgtttaaacaGCCACTCAATGAGTCGATGTTATGGGCGATCGAATGAGATTTGTTGTGATCATTTCACTATTTTCATAATCAAATAAACATGGTAAAACTTGCTAAAATAGACATGTTAAGCTAGTACAGCGTGGTTTTGCATGGTATTAGTGGCACTGGTATTTTGTAGTTTATCATAATATTAGTGGCACTAGTATTCTATGGTTTAGCACAGTATTAGTGTTGGTTGGGCCTCGTTTGGTGTAGTTTAGCACTGGCTAGTGGTTGATTTAATAATGTTATTAATTACCAATGCTTTCGTTTTTCCTAAAATAATTGCTTTGTAAATACtatttctatacaaaattaacactgagccttttattttatttgtacacTCTTATGACCCTAATTATTGCATTTGTTTGGTGTGGCTATTGAGTATAATgattgtactcagtcttgtgTCGCTGTTGACGTCAGATCTGTGTGCTAAATACACGCGAAGGCCTAAGAGTCTCTGCGTCGTTTcggtgcaggacctaaatttttagaagGAGTGCAGGCGTGCTAATCAGTTTGATCATAGAACtgacaatataaaaataaaataagtcaatcAGCTATCGAGCCAATAGATATAGAATCCAGTCAATAGGATGTCATTGTAGCAACATTTAGCCGATAGATTGAACAATTGTTGCTTTAGGCATAGATCGGCTAGTAATCAGATACATGTAAACTCGAatagttaaattaaataaatacaatgttttctataaaaaaactatatataatttacttATGCATTTTACAACTTAAATTTACTACAATATATACTTATGCATTTAATTAAGGTTCTTGGACACCTGTATCTAGaaaaatccatatatatgcatgcatgcatatatactagTTTTCTATCTCTTCAAAATTAAATGCAAAGCAAAATTGCCTAATATACAACAAATCCATCCATAACTACTTAAATAATAGTGATTGCCGGAGGAGTATACACGTTTCATCAAAAATTACATTGCAATTTTTTGGTAACATAGATCTCATAGAAAGTCTAAATTACACCACTGAACTATTGTGTGAATAGAATCACCCTCCTAAACCCCAAAACCGGACATACATCAACCTCAATAGGTAATAGCGGACAGAGAACCCCCTTGAGCAGCTTTAAGGACGGTTTCAgcatagattagtacatgtggCTGTTTTACAAATAGCCATGTGTACAACCATGTTTACTAATCAAAGCTAAAACTAGCCTTAAAGCCACTTGAGAGGGTTCTCCATCCGGTATTACCAGTTGAGGGTAAaaaatgtttggtttttttggtaTAGGTGTGTCAGCCAATAGTTCATGATTGTAATTTAGACTTTTCCAGATGACATTCTAAATACTCTAGATCTAAGCTATAGAGTAATGCGTCTGCATGCAAATCCACCAAATCATAGCCATAATTTTACGAATAAGCTACATCAAGAAGGTAATAGGAGACATATCTAATTTTAGATACCAGAgcaaaccaaaaattttaagttaaaaacCACCCTATATTTTACATGCAAGAAGAGAGAAACACATTAGGCCGTCTAAATAGCCCAAGGTTAAAAAGGGTATTTATAACACCCTTATCCTTGACGGGTAATTTAAGGAGtcgttagaaaaaaaaacgcttCTTCACTAGCGCCTCCTTTAAGCCAACCGCCAGCGAAGGGTGAGTATCTTGTCTAGCGGGGCATGGACCTGACTCGGCAAGTGAATATCACTAGTGGGCCATTATACAGTCCACTAGAGATGTGGAATGGGTTGCGTATAGAAAATTCGTTCATGCACTAATAagtacaattttatttattaattttcaatttgATAAATCCACATATTATCTAATGGATGTTCTTggccaaatattttttaaacatggtACAAATTAAACACAAACACTCACATACACGTTTGTGCACTTTCCcctatatatagacacacctTACCCCTATGACCTGAGTcgatatattttgatattgatAACACTACGCGGGTGCTTTGTTGTCAAC is part of the Oryza brachyantha chromosome 2, ObraRS2, whole genome shotgun sequence genome and encodes:
- the LOC102705501 gene encoding ent-isokaurene C2/C3-hydroxylase-like, coding for MEDKMLVALALGLPVLVVVLSKLISSAVKPRPNLPPGPWTLPVIGSIHHLARNPNTHRALRSLSEKHGPLMQLWLGEVPAVVASTPEAAQEILRNQDVKFSDRNVSTTVAAISFNASDIFFSPYSERWRHLRRIFTQELLTTPRVRSFQGIREDEVGRLLRQVAASADAGVPVNLTDRIGELVNDIVVRCSIGSRCKYRDEFLDAMNTVKTQLVWLTLGDLFPSSKLARMLSSAPRKGLASRKTMERIIGEIVEEHKDQMDDPAQAAGKDSFVDVLIRLQKEGGTPIPITNEVIVVLLFDMFSGGGETSSTVLVWIMAELMRSPRVMAKVQAEVRQALQGKATVTEDDIAGLKYLKMVIKETLRLHSPAPLLVPHRCREACKVMGYDVLEGSCVFVNVWAMGRDPKYWEDAEEFKPERFQNTDIDYKGNDFMFLPFGAGRRICPGINLGVANMELPLASLLYHFDWKLPNQMAPKDLDMQETPGMVAAKLTNLDIIPVTHVAPPASA